A portion of the Vreelandella subglaciescola genome contains these proteins:
- a CDS encoding YkoF family thiamine/hydroxymethylpyrimidine-binding protein: MYLSMQLSYYPLKDDFKPPVKEVIKRLEASGLEVYSNRMSTQVFGDFDAVMAALAELMKWSFETYGKAAFTANFLEGDRRPRA, encoded by the coding sequence ATGTACCTTTCCATGCAGCTGAGCTATTACCCGTTGAAAGACGACTTCAAACCGCCGGTCAAGGAGGTGATCAAGCGCCTTGAGGCCTCGGGGCTTGAGGTGTATTCCAACCGCATGAGCACCCAGGTGTTCGGCGACTTTGATGCGGTGATGGCCGCGCTTGCCGAGCTGATGAAGTGGTCGTTCGAGACCTACGGCAAGGCCGCGTTTACCGCCAACTTCCTCGAAGGCGACCGCCGACCGCGCGCTTAA